Proteins co-encoded in one Parascardovia denticolens DSM 10105 = JCM 12538 genomic window:
- a CDS encoding ion transporter: MANNLLHEISDDDVSEDESDEVSPRSLGLRRQLYTMLYGRNKVAVLYGQVMTAIIAICLVPLCFKQTWTIFSVIEISCTVIFIIDYVARWVTADLRLGKGRVSFFIYPFTPMAIIDLLSILPTFLGLDSVWRSLKVLRLFRTIRAFKFIRYSKSMRALARVLLKQRESLIAVFLFAMGYVLVTALIIFNVEPQTFHTFFDALYWAVVSLTTVGYGDLYPTTDVGKAIAMISSIMGVVVVAMPSGIITAGLVDELKKESHRML; encoded by the coding sequence ATGGCAAACAATCTCCTGCATGAGATCTCGGATGACGACGTCTCCGAGGATGAATCGGATGAAGTCTCCCCTCGGAGCCTGGGACTGCGCCGCCAGCTTTATACCATGCTGTATGGGCGGAACAAAGTGGCCGTGCTTTACGGCCAGGTGATGACGGCGATCATCGCCATCTGCCTGGTCCCCTTGTGTTTCAAGCAGACCTGGACCATCTTCTCAGTCATCGAGATCAGCTGCACGGTCATCTTCATCATCGATTACGTCGCGCGCTGGGTCACGGCCGACCTGCGTCTGGGCAAAGGCAGGGTCTCCTTTTTCATCTATCCTTTCACCCCCATGGCCATCATCGACCTCCTGTCCATCCTGCCCACCTTCCTGGGCCTGGACTCCGTCTGGCGCTCGCTGAAGGTCCTGCGCCTGTTCAGGACCATCCGCGCCTTCAAATTCATCCGCTATTCCAAGAGCATGCGGGCCTTGGCCAGGGTCCTGCTCAAGCAGAGGGAATCCCTGATCGCCGTCTTTTTGTTCGCCATGGGCTATGTTCTGGTGACCGCCCTGATCATCTTCAACGTGGAGCCGCAGACCTTCCATACCTTCTTTGATGCTTTGTATTGGGCCGTCGTCAGCCTGACGACCGTGGGTTATGGGGACCTGTATCCGACCACGGATGTGGGCAAAGCCATAGCCATGATCTCCTCTATCATGGGAGTGGTCGTCGTGGCCATGCCTTCCGGCATCATCACCGCTGGCTTGGTGGACGAGCTGAAAAAGGAATCCCATCGCATGCTTTAG
- a CDS encoding aminotransferase class I/II-fold pyridoxal phosphate-dependent enzyme, producing the protein MRMRESTTRTEATMRQFQKSSKLDNVLYDVRGPVVQEAARMEEAGKKILKLNIGNPATFGFTAPDEVIHDMMSNLTESEGYSDSRGLFSARKAIMQYCQLKKIPNLDIKDIYTGNGVSELINLAMQALLDDGDEILIPAPDYPLWTACATLSGGKVIHYLCDEQSDWYPDIADMERKITDKTKAIVVINPNNPTGAVYPKEVLEQIVDLARKHGLMIFCDEIYDRLTMDGAEHVSIASLAPDLFCVTFSGLSKSHMVAGFRVGWMVISGNKSLGRDYMEGINMLSNMRLCSNVPAQSIVQTALGGYQSVEEYLRPGGRIHEQRDCIYDILKEIPGVSVVKPQSAFYIFPKLDLKKFNIRDDMQFAYDFLFQKQVLVVQGTGFNWPKPDHFRIVYLSHRRTLTAAGEKLADFLSTYRQ; encoded by the coding sequence ATGAGAATGCGCGAAAGCACGACGAGGACCGAGGCGACGATGCGGCAATTCCAGAAATCTTCCAAGCTTGACAATGTTCTCTATGACGTCCGCGGGCCGGTCGTGCAGGAGGCCGCCCGTATGGAAGAGGCCGGCAAGAAGATCCTCAAGCTCAACATCGGCAATCCGGCGACTTTCGGCTTCACCGCCCCCGACGAGGTCATTCACGACATGATGAGCAATCTGACTGAAAGCGAAGGCTACTCGGATTCCCGTGGCCTCTTCTCCGCCCGCAAAGCCATCATGCAATACTGTCAGCTGAAGAAAATCCCCAACCTGGACATCAAAGACATCTATACCGGCAACGGGGTCAGCGAACTGATCAACCTAGCCATGCAAGCCCTTTTGGATGACGGTGACGAGATCCTCATCCCCGCCCCCGACTACCCGCTCTGGACGGCCTGCGCCACCTTGTCCGGAGGGAAAGTCATCCATTACCTGTGCGACGAGCAGTCCGACTGGTACCCGGACATAGCCGACATGGAGAGGAAGATCACCGACAAGACCAAGGCCATCGTGGTCATCAACCCCAATAATCCCACCGGGGCCGTCTATCCCAAGGAGGTTCTGGAGCAGATCGTCGACCTGGCCCGCAAGCATGGGCTCATGATCTTCTGCGATGAGATCTATGACCGTCTGACCATGGATGGGGCCGAACACGTATCCATCGCCTCCCTGGCCCCCGACCTTTTCTGCGTCACTTTCTCCGGCCTGTCCAAGTCCCACATGGTGGCCGGTTTCCGCGTGGGCTGGATGGTCATCTCCGGCAACAAGAGCCTGGGCCGGGACTATATGGAGGGGATCAACATGCTTTCCAACATGCGCCTCTGTTCCAACGTGCCGGCCCAATCCATCGTGCAAACCGCCTTGGGCGGCTATCAAAGCGTGGAGGAATACCTGCGCCCGGGCGGACGGATCCACGAGCAAAGGGATTGCATCTACGACATCCTCAAGGAGATCCCCGGCGTCAGCGTGGTCAAACCCCAATCCGCCTTTTACATCTTCCCCAAGCTGGATCTGAAGAAGTTCAACATTCGTGACGACATGCAGTTCGCTTATGACTTCCTCTTCCAAAAGCAGGTGCTGGTGGTGCAGGGGACCGGATTCAACTGGCCGAAGCCCGATCATTTCCGCATCGTCTACCTGTCCCACCGGCGGACCCTGACCGCGGCCGGGGAAAAGCTGGCCGACTTCCTCAGCACCTACCGCCAGTAG
- a CDS encoding FAD-dependent oxidoreductase yields the protein MEHYSFTNVIIGFGKGGKTLAKFLAGRGEEVLVIERSDQMYGGTCINVGCLPSKNLILNGQKGLPFDQATVKRERMTEQLRAKNYHMVADEETATVMNGTASFLDDHTLAVKLANGKDLQVTGERIFINTGARPNIPAGVELGPRIVTSKEAMELPTNPASLAIVGGGHIGLEFAGMFSSYGSRVTVFDHHQRLLMDQDEDVAALVTKDLIDLGITIVKTKPSSIVDDGSQVQVTYRNEAGESVSASFDAVLLATGRRPNTEGLGLENTGIAVTQRGAIAVDEHLRTSVDGVWALGDVNGGPQFTYISLDDFRIIRDQLAGEGKRTTTDRFAVPSSTFLTPPLAHVGMTENQIRQSGLEAGKDYLVFSLPAAAVPKARVMENQRGIYKILVDKSSHEILGATIYANEAHEIINIIALAMKGHLAYELLRDMIYTHPTMAEALNDVLAKPAESK from the coding sequence ATGGAACATTACAGCTTCACCAATGTCATCATCGGTTTCGGTAAAGGCGGCAAGACCCTGGCTAAGTTTTTGGCCGGCAGGGGAGAGGAGGTCCTGGTCATCGAGAGATCCGACCAAATGTATGGGGGCACCTGCATCAACGTAGGCTGCCTGCCTTCCAAGAATCTGATCCTCAACGGGCAGAAAGGTCTTCCTTTCGACCAGGCCACGGTCAAGCGCGAGCGGATGACCGAGCAGCTGAGGGCCAAGAATTACCATATGGTGGCCGACGAAGAGACCGCCACCGTCATGAACGGGACAGCCTCCTTCTTGGATGATCATACCCTGGCCGTAAAGTTGGCGAATGGGAAAGACCTGCAGGTGACCGGGGAGCGGATCTTCATCAACACCGGAGCCCGGCCGAACATCCCGGCCGGAGTGGAGCTGGGGCCGAGGATCGTCACTTCCAAAGAAGCCATGGAGCTGCCGACCAACCCCGCCAGTCTGGCCATCGTCGGCGGCGGCCACATCGGTCTGGAATTCGCCGGCATGTTCTCCAGCTATGGGTCCCGGGTGACCGTTTTCGACCATCATCAGCGGCTTCTGATGGATCAGGATGAGGACGTGGCCGCTTTGGTGACGAAGGACTTGATTGACTTGGGAATTACAATCGTCAAAACCAAGCCTTCCTCCATCGTGGATGATGGTTCCCAGGTCCAGGTGACTTATCGGAATGAGGCTGGCGAGTCTGTATCCGCCTCCTTTGACGCCGTCCTTCTGGCAACCGGCCGCAGGCCCAATACCGAAGGGTTGGGCCTGGAGAATACGGGCATCGCGGTGACTCAGAGAGGGGCCATCGCCGTGGACGAGCATCTGCGGACCAGCGTGGACGGCGTCTGGGCCTTGGGGGACGTGAACGGAGGCCCCCAGTTCACCTACATCTCTTTGGACGACTTCCGCATCATCCGCGACCAGCTTGCGGGCGAAGGGAAGAGGACCACGACCGACCGGTTCGCCGTCCCCTCTTCCACCTTCCTCACCCCGCCTTTGGCCCATGTGGGAATGACCGAAAACCAGATCCGTCAATCCGGTTTGGAAGCGGGCAAGGACTACCTGGTTTTCTCCCTTCCTGCGGCGGCCGTTCCCAAGGCTCGCGTCATGGAGAATCAGAGGGGCATCTACAAGATCCTCGTGGACAAGTCCAGTCATGAGATTCTTGGCGCCACCATCTACGCCAATGAGGCCCATGAAATCATCAATATCATCGCCTTGGCAATGAAAGGTCATCTCGCCTACGAGCTCCTGCGGGACATGATCTACACCCATCCGACCATGGCTGAGGCCTTGAACGACGTTCTGGCCAAGCCGGCGGAATCAAAATAA
- a CDS encoding NUDIX hydrolase has translation MELCDLYSKDRVRLGRTMVRGDAQPQGTFRIIVHSCLFNSKGLMLVQKRQGTKESWSNL, from the coding sequence ATGGAATTGTGTGATCTGTATTCGAAAGACCGGGTCCGGCTTGGACGGACCATGGTCCGTGGGGACGCCCAGCCGCAAGGGACTTTCCGCATCATCGTCCATTCCTGTCTTTTCAATTCCAAGGGGCTGATGCTGGTCCAGAAAAGGCAGGGCACAAAGGAATCCTGGTCCAACCTATAG